The Candida dubliniensis CD36 chromosome 2, complete sequence genome contains a region encoding:
- a CDS encoding Rab guanyl-nucleotide exchange factor, putative (Similar to S. cerevisiae VAM6;~In S. cerevisiae: vacuolar protein that plays a critical role in the tethering steps of vacuolar membrane fusion by facilitating guanine nucleotide exchange on small guanosine triphosphatase Ypt7p.), whose protein sequence is MVMNIDVIEPLDRIRISSNEIKSNKIAAIYKHSVDQASEQQQLFVGLTNGDLLIYNAVKDTSLDESGQISLADTRTISVSSAISISTHSSYQDIKRLFRGHENRSYKLANLFSNITKDGSSINKIESLPISTTKLIILITTLTSLEIFEIVGSHINQIYHVPESKNALSFYVLNNDRRLFFVGIKKKLSVFQIVNKSRNIFQFNKLKEIVMKDKIRSIDKFDEDSIIIGLINNYVICNFVDFSISPLVIENNDNMLSSGTSFGYFGLSSSAPSMWTIQISDDYFLLVKDTQIVKIDRRNGPGMILSSIKLSGIPTEVLFIYPIYLFVVYPKKIEIVDVTSGDLIQKLGHSINSSHSSVILTNSVISIGSGTDILQFSILPFQAQIDQFLSISGKGTLGNIRDPRNDLKFVGIEKAITLVSNIDEANSLFNDAKNKLMKLRYLYSLKATLLFESYSKYHEALVDISSEWLVSFTDVLSLFPTFVNGQLRSRGVTSDGNGNENKKNSSLNVIKRITVEELELNNYSESEYDTDNTSKKAMASKQSHGQSVKAQNIRKFIKAVNNLIIYLTDQRRILSTFMDKDVLAWKNIEINPSDIYPEFDGNLETVATVIDTSLFLCYFYCKPMLLGPLLRLPNNYCDSKVVNECLLSNIHNHVQQRNSKQPNFIKELLDFYYARSLHEEALEMLYNLAHDEGTIEHSNEEDNKFDDFIKGPDLTIQYLRKLTDENLYLVLKYSSWVIDQDKNAARLVFMNDSYECESYDNTKVLQFLCKKDQDLGIMYLEWLLFASDISESLKKSKLYSQLETKLCLLYLKQLKSGKNQNDYYNKLQNILKTSQTFEPWSILKEMPTTQDKYLRLTIYIYKKLGEHEKSIDVLFNQLNDLDAAMEYCLEIYNRHQSSALGSGLFYKLLEDLLMNYHENCELIVRLLSEHGTKIPILKTLSVLPRSFPMHKLKTFFTIEINNTNENVKDSHLVSQLYKVGSTNLQYKVMTLQNEGYKIGSSKQPCAICNKRLGYSVFTVTKDHEVVHYGCAQNRKK, encoded by the coding sequence ATGGTAATGAATATAGATGTGATAGAACCTTTGGATAGAATAAGAATATCTTCAAATGAGATAAAGAGCAATAAGATAGCTGCCATTTACAAACACAGTGTGGACCAAGCGAGtgagcaacaacaactttttgTTGGATTGACCAATGGGGATTTACTAATATATAATGCTGTTAAAGACACATCTTTGGATGAATCTGGCCAAATATCATTGGCTGATACCAGAACAATACTGGTGTCAAGTGctatttcaatatcaacacACTCGTCATACCAGGATATCAAACGATTATTTCGTGGTCATGAGAATCGCAGCTACAAGCTAGCCAATTTGTTTAGTAATATAACTAAAGATGGGTCGAGTATCAACAAGATTGAATCTTTGCCTATATCCACtacaaaattgattatactTATAACAACATTAACTTCACTCGagatatttgaaattgtggGGAGTCACATAAATCAGATATACCATGTCCCTGAGAGTAAGAATGCATTGAGTTTTTATGTACTCAATAATGACCGGAGATTGTTTTTTGTGGGAATTAAGAAAAAGTTAAGTgtatttcaaattgttaaCAAATCTAGAAAcatatttcaattcaataaattaaagGAAATAGTGATGAAGGACAAAATACGATCAATAGACAAGTTTGACGAGGATTCGATAATTATTGGACTCATAAATAACTATGTTATTTGCAACTTTGTTGACTTTAGTATATCTCCATTggtaattgaaaataatgataatatgCTTAGTCTGGGAACCTCTTTTGGTTACTTTGGCTTATCTTCCTCAGCTCCGCTGATGTGGACGATACAAATAAGTGATGATTACTTTTTGTTGGTAAAGGATACGcaaattgttaaaattgATAGACGGAATGGTCCCGGCATGATTTTGTCATCGATTAAATTATCTGGAATCCCCACTGaagttttatttatatatccgatttatttatttgttgtcTATCCTAAGAAGATAGAAATTGTGGATGTTACAAGTGGAgatttgattcaaaaattggGTCATAGTATTAATTCTAGCCATTCTAGTGTTATTTTAACCAACTCAGTGATCAGTATAGGTTCTGGAACTGACATATTACAATTCAGTATCTTACCATTCCAAGCACAAATAGATCAGTTTTTGAGTATATCTGGGAAGGGGACACTTGGGAATATCAGGGATCCTCGCAATGACTTGAAGTTTGTTGGAATTGAAAAGGCAATAACTTTAGTTTCCAATATTGATGAGGCTAATTCTTTGTTCAATGACGcgaaaaacaaattgatgaaattaagGTATTTGTATTCTTTAAAGGCAACTTTGTTATTTGAATCTTACTCAAAGTATCATGAGGCTTTGGTAGATATATCTTCAGAATGGCTAGTTTCTTTCACTGATGTATTAAGCTTGTTCCCAACATTTGTTAATGGTCAACTAAGATCAAGGGGCGTAACCAGCGACGGAAAtggaaatgaaaataaaaagaactCGTCTTTAAATGTAATTAAGCGCATTACAGTTGAAGAACTCGAACTTAATAACTATTCAGAATCAGAATATGATACCGATAACACGTCAAAAAAAGCTATGGCGCTGAAGCAATCACATGGACAGTCAGTAAAAGCTCAGAATATCAGGAAATTCATTAAGGCTGTAAATAACTTGATAATATATCTTACTGATCAACGAAGAATTTTGTCAACCTTCATGGACAAAGATGTTTTGGCTTggaaaaatattgaaattaaccCAAGTGATATTTATCCTGAATTTGATGGAAACTTAGAGACGGTGGCCACTGTGATTGATACTTCCTTATTCTTGTGTTATTTTTATTGCAAGCCGATGTTGTTGGGTCCTTTATTAAGATTACCCAATAATTATTGTGATTCCAAGGTAGTCAATGAATGCTTATTGAGCAATATTCATAACCATGTTCAGCAACGCAACTCCAAGCAACCTAATTTTATTAAGGAGTTGCttgatttttattatgCAAGGAGCTTGCATGAAGAGGCCTTGGAAATGTTGTACAACTTGGCTCATGATGAAGGTACAATCGAGCACTCAAACGAAGAAGACAACAAGTTTGACGATTTTATAAAGGGGCCCGATTTAACAATCCAATATTTACGGAAATTGACGGACGAAAACTTGTATTTAGTATTGAAATATTCCAGTTGGGTGATTGACCAAGATAAAAATGCTGCTCGTTTAGTATTCATGAATGATTCGTATGAATGCGAAAGCTATGATAACACCAAAGTATTACAATTTTTATGTAAAAAAGATCAAGATTTGGGAATCATGTATTTAGAGTGGTTACTTTTCGCTAGTGATATTTCTGaaagtttgaaaaaatcgAAATTGTACCTGCAACTTGAAACAAAGTTATGCTTATTGTATTTGAAACAGTTGAAGAGCGGGAAAAATCAAAACGATTATTACAACAAATTGCAAAACATTTTGAAAACATCACAGACTTTTGAACCATGGCTGATTTTGAAGGAAATGCCCACTACTCaagataaatatttaaGATTGactatttatatatataagaaGCTAGGGGAGCATGAAAAGTCAATTGACGTTTTATTTAAccaattaaatgatttggATGCTGCCATGGAGTACTGCCTTGAGATATATAATCGACATCAGAGCTCAGCTTTGGGATCGGGTTTATTTTACAAACTATTAGAggatttgttgatgaattatcatGAAAACTGTGAACTAATTGTCAGATTATTATCTGAACACGGTACTAAGATTCCAATTTTAAAGACATTATCTGTGCTACCCAGGTCGTTTCCCATGCATAAGCTAAAGACATTTTTCACAATAGAAATTAACAACACCAATGAAAACGTCAAGGATAGCCATTTAGTGTCACAATTGTACAAGGTGGGGTCGACCAATCTACAATATAAAGTAATGACACTTCAGAATGAAGGGTATAAAATTGGTTCGAGTAAGCAACCTTGCGCAATATGTAACAAACGATTGGGATACAGTGTTTTCACAGTAACTAAAGACCATGAAGTTGTTCATTATGGCTGTGCTCAAAATCGAAAAAAGTAG
- a CDS encoding U3 snoRNP protein, putative (Similar to S. cerevisiae UTP21;~In S. cerevisiae: possible U3 snoRNP protein involved in maturation of pre-18S rRNA, based on computational analysis of large-scale protein-protein interaction data.), whose protein sequence is MTETVMEKKRKIESNSSGIAKQPKASKIFSPFRVLGNVTDSTPFAMGTLGSTFYAVTSVGRSFQIYDSATLHLLFVSQTQTPSKITCLAAHHHFVYASYGGRIGIFRRGRLEHELICEGNSTVNHLLVFGEYLIATTIEGDICIFKKAEGKKFPTELYSTIRVINSLIEGEIVGLIHPPTYLNKVIVATTQSVFVINVRTGKLLYKSRELQFEGEKISSIEAAPVLDVIAVGTFNGNVFLFNIKKGKVLGQKIITSGTESSSKVTSISFRTDGAPHLVAGLNNGDLYFYDLDKKSRVHVLRNAHKETHGGVANAKFLNGQPIVLTNGGDNHLKEFVFDPNLTTSNSSIVPPPRHLRSRGGHSAPPVAIEFPQEDKTHFLLSASRDKTFWTFSLRKDAQAQEMSQRLQKSKDGKRQAGQVVSMREKFPEIISISSSYAREGDWENIITAHKDETFARTWDSRNKRVGRHLLNTIDGGIVKSVCISQCGNFGLVGSSSGGIGSYNLQSGLLRKKYVLHKQAVTGLAIDGMNRKMVSCGLDGIIGFYDFGKSVYLGKLQLEAPITSMIYHKSSDLVACALDDLSIVVIDVTTQKVIRVLYGHTNRISGMDFSPDGRWIVSVALDSTLRTWDLPTGGCIDGVILPVVATAVKFSPIGDILATTHVSGNGISLWTNRGQFKPVSTRHVEEEEFSTILLPNASGDGGSTMLDGFLDEDTNEDGTINESYTSTSQIDRSLITFSSEPRSKFNTLLHLDTIKQQSKPKEAPKKPENAPFFLQLTGQAVGDRASVAEGKTLEQPDSVVEESGSKLRKLDTNGNYTFESEFTKLLREAGESGKFEKFLTYLLNLSPAVLDLEIRSLNSFVPLIEMTSFIQALNAGLKSNANYEIWETLYAMFFNMHGDVIHSFENETNLHEALEEYRQLNDEKNNKMDSLVKYCASIVSFIS, encoded by the coding sequence ATGACCGAAACTGTGATggagaagaaaagaaagattgaatcaaattcatcaggTATTGCAAAACAACCAAAAGcttcaaaaatatttagTCCGTTCAGAGTTTTGGGTAATGTTACAGACTCAACTCCATTTGCAATGGGGACATTAGGTTCGACATTTTATGCTGTCACCTCTGTTGGGAGATCTTTCCAAATCTATGACTCGGCCACATTACATTTGTTATTTGTTTCCCAAACTCAAACTCCTTCAAAGATTACATGCTTGGCTGCACACCATCATTTTGTCTATGCATCGTATGGTGGCCGTATTGGTATTTTTAGACGTGGTAGATTAGAAcatgaattgatttgtgAAGGCAATTCTACTGTCAACCATTTATTAGTGTTCGGGGAGTATCTTATTGCTACCACGATAGAAGGTGATATTTGCATATTCAAGAAAGCTGAAGGAAAGAAATTCCCAACTGAATTATACAGTACGATTAGAGtaatcaattctttaattgaaGGAGAAATTGTGGGATTGATTCACCCCCCTAcatatttaaataaagtGATTGTTGCTACAACTCAATCGGTTTTTGTTATAAATGTAAGAACCGgtaaattattatacaAATCCCGTGAATTGCAATTTGAAGGCGAAAAGATTTCGTCAATTGAAGCTGCTCCAGTTTTGGATGTAATTGCTGTTGGTACATTTAATGGGAATGTGTTTTTGTTCAACATTAAAAAGGGGAAAGTATTGGGccaaaaaatcattactTCAGGAACTGAATCGTCATCAAAAGTTACCTCAATCTCATTTAGAACTGATGGAGCTCCTCATTTGGTTGCTGGCTTGAATAATGGggatttatatttttacGATTTGGATAAAAAATCACGTGTTCATGTTTTGAGAAATGCCCATAAAGAGACTCATGGAGGTGTTGCAAATGccaaatttttgaatggACAACCGATTGTTTTAACAAATGGTGGTGATAACCATTTGAAggaatttgtttttgatcCTAATTTAACGACTTCGAATTCGTCTATTGTTCCTCCTCCAAGGCATCTCAGATCCAGAGGTGGCCATTCTGCACCACCAGTGGCTATTGAATTTCCTCAAGAAGATAAAACCCATTTTTTGTTGAGTGCTTCTAGAGATAAAACATTTTGGACATTTTCATTGAGAAAAGATGCTCAAGCACAAGAAATGTCTCAAAGGTTGCAAAAATCCAAGGATGGGAAAAGACAAGCTGGACAAGTTGTTTCCATGAGAGAAAAGTTCCCGGAAATCATTTCTATTTCATCCTCTTATGCCAGAGAAGGTGATTGGGAAAATATCATAACCGCACACAAAGATGAAACCTTTGCCAGAACATGGGACTcaagaaacaaaagagTGGGTAGACATTTGTTAAACACCATTGATGGCGGTATTGTGAAATCTGTATGTATTTCCCAGTGTGGTAATTTTGGGTTGGTTGGATCATCGCTGGGTGGTATTGGATCGTACAATCTTCAAAGTGGGTTATTGCGTAAAAAATATGTTTTACATAAGCAAGCTGTCACGGGTTTAGCAATTGATGGAATGAATAGAAAAATGGTCAGTTGCGGTTTGGATGGAATTATTGGATTCTATGATTTTGGGAAATCTGTCTATTTAGGAAAATTACAACTTGAAGCCCCTATAACTTCTATGATATATCATAAACTGTCTGATCTTGTTGCTTGTGCCTTGGATGATTTATCCATTGTTGTCATCGATGTGACCACGCAAAAGGTTATAAGAGTATTGTATGGCCATACCAACAGAATTTCAGGAATGGATTTCTCACCCGATGGAAGATGGATAGTTTCGGTTGCCTTGGACTCCACTTTGCGAACTTGGGACTTACCAACTGGAGGTTGCATTGATGGAGTGATTTTGCCTGTTGTGGCAACTGCAGTTAAATTTTCGCCCATTGGTGATATCTTGGCAACAACACATGTCTCGGGAAATGGTATATCCTTGTGGACTAATCGTGGCCAATTTAAACCTGTTTCTACCAGGCatgtagaagaagaagagttttcaacaattttattgCCAAATGCTTCTGGTGATGGTGGTTCCACAATGCTAGATGGGTTCTTGGATGAGGACACTAATGAAGACGGTACTATTAATGAGCTGTATACATCTACTTCTCAGATAGATAGATCTTTAATTACCTTCTCATCAGAGCCAAGATCTAAATTTAATACTTTATTGCATTTAGATACtattaaacaacaaagcAAACCGAAAGAGGCACCCAAAAAACCAGAAAATGCACCTTTTTTCTTACAATTGACTGGGCAAGCAGTTGGTGATAGGGCATCTGTTGCCGAAGGGAAAACTTTGGAACAACCAGACAGTGTTGTTGAAGAGAGCGGTAGCAAATTGCGCAAATTAGACACAAACGGTAACTATACATTTGAAAGTGAATTTACAAAACTATTGAGGGAAGCTGGGGAAAGtggaaaatttgaaaaattcttgaCCTATTTACTTAATTTATCTCCTGCCGTATTAGACTTGGAAATAAGATCCCTTAATTCATTTGTTCcattaattgaaatgaCAAGTTTTATTCAAGCCTTAAATGCTggtttaaaatcaaatgcAAATTATGAAATATGGGAAACCTTATATGCAATGTTTTTCAACATGCACGGTGATGTGATCCATCtgtttgaaaatgaaactaATCTCCATGAGGCCTTGGAAGAATACAGACAGTTGAATGATGagaaaaataacaaaatgGATTCGTTAGTGAAATACTGTGCTAGTATTGTAAGTTTTATCAGTTAA
- a CDS encoding tRNA-dihydrouridine synthase, putative (Similar to S. cerevisiae DUS3), translating into MIVPEKRTLEEPEVRSESKKPNTSTYVKGIAAIKAEYLVPTSSFTVVEYDDDEAESGNREGESKPRNKKKQKGQNHKRDLKQKKDIIKLCPSLIDPEDDRICQVGSDKCRFHHDIASYLESKPHDIDGICPVFEALGYCPTGIKCRWLKSHYNPETSKLIKDLEKTEIAKTTNYEVNHIDKDQKMEMQKKKYFFKISQPVIKYLDSRIQNDENLAKQKEERKDNEASYVEAPFTISEKKKLHLRNAKIVSPLTTVGNLPYRRLMKTLGADVTYSEMALSVPLIQGHNPEWALPKAHISEYPGFGVQIASSKHWAAAKAAEAIYRNTTHVSELNLNCGCPIDLLYKQGQGSALLDQPSKLLRILSGMNASSGDIPVTVKIRTGIKEGKNTAVNLVSRVLDEGNAAAITLHGRSRQQRYSKEADWNYIAEVGTVVKNWNEQQKEDKEARDRDPVYFVGNGDVYSHEDWYKHVNTEGIDSVMVARGALIKPWIFEEVEAQQYLDKSASERLDILGKFAKYAIEHWGSDEYGVGLSRRFMCEFLSFTHRYIPVGIMERLPPRLNERPPKWVGRNDLETLLASTDYKDWIKITEMFLGKATDDFQFTPKHKSNAYENK; encoded by the coding sequence ATGATAGTTCCAGAAAAAAGAACATTAGAGGAACCAGAAGTTCGATCAGAATCCAAGAAGCCAAACACTTCAACTTATGTGAAGGGGATAGCAGCTATTAAAGCAGAGTATTTGGTACCTACATCTTCATTCACCGTTGTTGAAtacgatgatgatgaagcTGAAAGTGGCAATAGAGAAGGAGAATCCAAACCAagaaataagaaaaaacaaaagggTCAAAACCACAAGCgtgatttgaaacaaaagaaagatattataaaattgtGTCCATCTTTGATTGATCCTGAAGACGATAGGATTTGTCAAGTTGGTTCAGATAAATGCCGCTTTCATCATGATATTGCTTCATATTTGGAATCCAAGCCACACGATATTGATGGTATATGTCCAGTCTTTGAAGCTCTTGGTTATTGTCCAACTGGGATAAAATGTAGATGGTTAAAGTCACATTACAACCCAGAAACCTCCAAGTTGATCAAAGATTTAGAGAAAACCGAAATCGCTAAAACTACTAATTATGAGGTCAACCATATTGATAAAGAtcaaaaaatggaaatgcaaaagaagaaatactTTTTCAAGATTTCACAGCCAGTAATTAAGTACTTGGATTCTCGAATTCAAAACGATGAAAACTTAGCCAAGCAAAAGGAAGAACGTAAAGACAATGAAGCTAGTTATGTAGAAGCACCTTTCACAATCTCCGAAAAAAAGAAGCTTCATTTGCGTAATGCCAAAATTGTTTCCCCATTAACAACAGTTGGTAATTTGCCTTACCGTCGTTTAATGAAAACCTTGGGAGCTGATGTCACGTATTCTGAAATGGCACTTTCGGTTCCTTTGATCCAAGGACACAATCCTGAGTGGGCGTTACCAAAGGCACACATAAGCGAATATCCAGGGTTTGGTGTCCAAATTGCCAGTTCTAAGCATTGGGCTGCTGCTAAAGCTGCTGAAGCTATCTATAGGAATACAACTCATGTATcggaattgaatttgaactGTGGTTGtccaattgatttgttgtATAAACAAGGACAAGGATCTGCATTATTAGATCAACCATCAAAGTTATTGCGTATTTTGAGTGGTATGAATGCATCATCTGGGGATATTCCCGTCACGGTTAAGATAAGAACCGGAATTAAAGAAGGGAAAAATACTGCTGTAAACTTAGTATCAAGAGTATTGGATGAAGGAAATGCTGCTGCCATAACTTTACATGGTCGTTCTCGACAACAACGTTATTCCAAAGAAGCGGATTGGAATTACATTGCCGAAGTTGGTACCGTAGTCAAAAATTGGAACGAACAGCAAAAAGAGGACAAAGAAGCTAGAGATAGAGATCCGGTTTATTTCGTTGGTAATGGTGATGTGTATTCTCACGAAGATTGGTATAAACACGTGAACACCGAGGGAATAGATTCCGTTATGGTTGCTAGAGGTGCCTTGATCAAACCATGGATATTTGAAGAAGTCGAAGCACAGCAATATTTGGACAAGTCGGCTAGTGAAAGATTAGACATTTTAGGAAAATTTGCTAAATATGCAATTGAACATTGGGGTTCTGATGAGTATGGTGTTGGGTTATCAAGAAGATTCATGTGTGAATTTTTAAGTTTCACACACAGATATATCCCAGTTGGTATTATGGAGAGATTACCCCCTAGGTTGAACGAGAGACCACCGAAATGGGTTGGTAGAAACGACTTGGAAACTTTACTTGCTTCTACTGATTACAAGGACTGGATTAAGATTACGGAAATGTTCTTGGGGAAAGCAACTGatgattttcaatttactCCTAAACATAAAAGTAACGCCtatgaaaataaataa
- a CDS encoding endoplasmic reticulum transmembrane protein, putative (Signal peptide predicted by SignalP 2.0 HMM (Signal peptide probability 0.976, signal anchor probability 0.002) with cleavage site probability 0.913 between residues 23 and 24;~3 probable transmembrane helices predicted by TMHMM2.0 at aa 7-26, 46-63 and 107-129;~Similar to S. cerevisiae YET3), giving the protein MALYYNLVFGLLVFEMVFFGVLSLPYPRKIRRSVLSTVSAPFRNEQFQIAIKCILGFVLVLFIDSVNRVYAVTSELHSSTASPGSTAVVDRSEIQARRFYAQRNMYLCGFTLFLTLILTRTYSLVAELIATKDKVDDLKSTETVAEDSATVAKLKKELAQKDEDLEILKNQAKSLSSEYEDVSELKERK; this is encoded by the coding sequence ATGGctttatattataatttggtATTTGGTTTATTGGTATTTGAAATGGTCTTTTTTGGGGTTCTTTCATTGCCATATCCTAGAAAAATTAGGAGATCAGTTTTAAGTACTGTATCAGCCCCTTTCAGAAatgaacaatttcaaattgcTATCAAATGTATTCTCGGGTTtgtgttggtgttgtttaTCGATTCTGTCAATAGGGTTTATGCTGTCACATCAGAATTACATTCATCCACTGCCAGTCCTGGCTCAActgctgttgttgatcGTTCAGAAATTCAAGCAAGAAGATTCTATGCTCAAAGAAATATGTACCTTTGTGGGTTTACTTTGTTTTTGACTTTGATCTTGACAAGAACTTACTCCTTAGTTGCAGAATTAATTGCTACAAAAGATAAAGTGGATGATTTAAAGTCTACGGAAACAGTTGCTGAGGATTCCGCAACAGTTGCcaaattaaagaaagaattagctcaaaaagatgaagatttggagattttgaaaaatcaagCAAAAAGCTTATCTAGTGAATATGAAGATGTTTCAGAgttgaaagaaagaaaataa
- a CDS encoding extracellular matrix protein, putative (10 probable transmembrane helices predicted for ZZZ2160 by TMHMM2.0 at aa 10-32, 51-68, 78-100, 107-126, 146-168, 367-389, 404-426, 446-468, 483-503 and 516-538;~Similar to S. cerevisiae ECM3), which translates to MSDSSSLPLGLVIYSAVKPIFKIYFIIAIGFYLAKRNILSVSTCRDISDTVVTAIMPCLIFNNIVSNLKSSDIKNIGIIVFTSALLFVFGGLLAYGIHIITKSPKRWLGGLISVGIFPNISDLPIAYLQTFAKGGVIFTTAQGEKGVAYVCIFLMAMVMCQFSFGLFRLIEYDFRDELKVDEENKECSDSESSIRRQIEHEKSTNPSATGIGAEESRATPNNTNSDSDSIISQAVVSDQLDIDEEEQDQHNQFLKTKAEQADKTRSRSSSDGSEGSVVRRRTSNTSELSVPYTITSVLSRTSDLRRQRSQNVQDVINEYSEFDALRNNEVQRTRTATSEIAAEPSVKSESKVTNYLKQLFKNITTPCSLSLILSIAIAMAPPLKALFVTSNFYIPNAPDKLPPLSFIIDFTSYVGAASVPLGLILLGTTLARLQVKKMPPGFWKTALLITVARLIIIPIFGVGVTTGFNQGGWYGGDSLVRFVSVLEFGLPNATSLVYFTAFYTDPLSEEHLQMDCLAICLICQYAILWITLPFLTTFTLKVSMRL; encoded by the coding sequence ATGTCGGACTCATCATCTTTACCTTTGGGCTTAGTCATATATTCGGCAGTCAAACCAATcttcaaaatatatttcattATAGCCATTGGGTTTTATCTAGCTAAACGAAATATTCTATCAGTTTCAACATGCCGTGACATTTCTGACACTGTTGTCACAGCAATTATGCCATGTTTGATCTTCAATAATATTGTCAGTAACTTAAAATCATCGGATATTAAAAACATTGGGATAATTGTTTTCACTTCTGCACTACTATTTGTATTTGGGGGGTTACTAGCATATGGTATTCATATAATTACCAAATCCCCAAAACGATGGTTAGGCGGTTTAATTTCGGTGGGTATCTTTCCTAATATTAGTGACTTGCCTATTGCCTATTTACAAACTTTTGCTAAAGGTGGTGTAATCTTCACAACAGCACAGGGAGAAAAGGGGGTGGCTTatgtttgtatttttttgatggCTATGGTAATGTGTCAGTTCTCATTTGGTTTGTTTAGGCTTATTGAATACGATTTCCGAGATGAGTTGAAGGTTGACGAGGAAAATAAAGAGTGTAGTGATTCAGAGAGCAGTATCAGGCGCCAGATTGAACATGAAAAGTCTACCAATCCTAGTGCAACGGGTATAGGAGCTGAAGAATCTCGTGCTACTCCAAATAATACAAATTCCGATTctgattcaataattaGTCAAGCGGTTGTTTCAGATCAATTAGATATTgacgaagaagaacaagatcAGCATAACCAATTTCTTAAGACAAAGGCAGAACAAGCTGATAAGACTAGGAGCAGACTGTCTTCTGATGGAAGTGAAGGGTCAGTTGTAAGACGCCGTACATCAAATACATCTGAGTTGAGTGTTCCATATACTATCACGCTGGTGCTTTCTAGAACAAGCGATTTGCGAAGACAAAGATCGCAGAATGTCCAAGATGTCATCAATGAATATTCGGAATTTGACGCATTGCGAAACAACGAAGTACAAAGGACAAGAACGGCAACATCAGAAATCGCAGCTGAGCCTTCAGTGAAATCTGAATCCAAGGTCacaaattatttgaagCAGTTGTTCAAAAATATCACCACACCATGTTCACTTTCATTAATTCTATCAATAGCCATTGCAATGGCTCCACCACTCAAGGCATTGTTTGTGACATCAAACTTTTATATACCTAACGCACCCGATAAACTCCCCCCATTGTcgtttattattgattttacCAGTTATGTTGGTGCTGCATCTGTTCCTTTGGGGTTGATATTACTTGGTACAACTTTGGCAAGATTGCAAGTGAAAAAAATGCCTCCAGGGTTTTGGAAAACGGCATTGCTAATCACTGTTGCCCGATTAATTATCATCCCAATATTTGGTGTGGGTGTCACAACCGGGTTCAACCAAGGTGGATGGTACGGTGGTGACAGTTTGGTGAGATTTGTTAGCGTTTTAGAATTTGGATTACCAAACGCTACTTCGTTGGTGTACTTTACTGCATTCTACACAGACCCACTAAGTGAAGAACATTTGCAGATGGATTGTTTGGcaatttgtttgatttgcCAGTATGCTATCTTATGGATTACATTACCCTTTTTAACTACTTTTACATTGAAGGTGTCGATGCGGttgtaa